In one window of Clarias gariepinus isolate MV-2021 ecotype Netherlands chromosome 10, CGAR_prim_01v2, whole genome shotgun sequence DNA:
- the hdac3 gene encoding histone deacetylase 3, protein MTNRTAYFYDPDVGNFHYGAGHPMKPHRLSLTHSLVLHYGLYKKMMVFKPYKASQHDMCRFHSEDYIDFLQKVSPNNMQGFTKSLNTFNVGDDCPVFPGLFEFCSRYTGASLQGATQLNHKICDIAINWAGGLHHAKKFEASGFCYVNDIVISILELLKYHPRVLYIDIDIHHGDGVQEAFYLTDRVMTVSFHKYGNYFFPGTGDMYEVGAESGRYYCLNVPLRDGIDDQSYRQLFQPVIKQVVDFYQPTCIVLQCGADSLGCDRLGCFNLSIRGHGECVEFVKSFKIPLLVLGGGGYTVRNVARCWTFETSLLVEESISDELPYSEYFEYFAPDFTLHPDVSTRIENQNSRQYLEQIRQTVFENLKMLNHAPSVQIHDVPSDLLSFERTDDADPDERGSEENYSRPEAPNEFYDGDHDNDKESDVEI, encoded by the exons ATGACTAACCGGACAGCGTATTTTTATGATCCAGATGTTGGAAACTTTCACTATG GTGCTGGTCACCCAATGAAGCCCCACAGGTTATCCCTAACTCACAGTCTAGTCTTGCATTATGGGCTATACAAGAAGATGATG GTTTTCAAACCATACAAGGCTTCACAGCATGATATGTGCCGTTTTCATTCAGAAGATTACATAGATTTTTTACAAAAGGTCAGCCCAAACAACATGCAGGGCTTCACAAAGAGCCTTAACACCTTCAATGTAGGAGATGATTG TCCTGTCTTTCCTGGACTATTTGAATTTTGCTCCAGATACACTGGTGCTTCACTACAAGGAGCAACACAGTTGAACCATAAG ATTTGTGACATTGCCATCAACTGGGCTGGAGGCTTACACCATGCAAAAAAGTTTGAG GCTTCTGGATTTTGTTATGTGAATGACATCGTCATTAGTATACTTGAACTGCTTAA GTACCACCCACGTGTGCTATACATTGACATTGACATCCATCATGGTGATGGGGTGCAGGAAGCTTTTTATCTTACAGATCGTGTCATGACTGTGTCCTTCCATAAATATGGAAACTATTTTTTTCCAGGAACAG GTGACATGTATGAAGTTGGGGCTGAGAGTGGCCGCTACTACTGCCTGAATGTGCCTCTACGAGATGGGATTGATGACCAAA gTTACAGGCAGTTGTTTCAGCCAGTAATCAAGCAAGTGGTGGACTTCTACCAGCCAACCTGTATTGTGCttcag TGTGGAGCTGACTCACTGGGCTGTGACAGACTTGGATGCTTTAATCTCAGCATACGAGGTCATGG GGAATGTGTGGAGTTTGTAAAAAGTTTCAAGATCCCTCTACTTGTGCTGGGAGGAGGAGGGTACACTGTGCGCAATGTGGCTAGATGTTG gacATTTGAAACGTCTTTGCTAGTTGAAGAGTCTATTAGTGATGAGCTACCTTATAGTG AGTACTTTGAGTATTTTGCTCCTGATTTTACACTTCATCCAGACGTAAGCACTAGGATTGAGAACCAGAACTCCAGACAG tacttgGAACAAATTCGCCAGACTGTCTTTGAGAACTTAAAAATGCTGAACCATGCCCCTAGTGTTCAGATCCATGATGTTCCCTCAGACCTACTAAGTTTTGAGCGCACAGATGATGCTGACCCTGATGAAAGGGGTTCAGAAGAGAACTACTCCAG GCCTGAGGCACcaaatgaattttatgatggtGACCATGACAATGACAAGGAGAGCGATGTGGAAATCTGA